The genomic interval TTCACAGTCCTGGTTGGTGTAAGGTTTAGAAGACCTTATTATTTTAAAGGCCATAAGATGGTCTATCAAAACTACAGGTAATTCAGATTAGGGCATTGTCATCCACTAAACCACATATCTGTTTTTATTCAGTATAAACTAAAGACCACCCTCtgatgggattttttttttttagctacACAAACAGTCCTCATTACTATACGAAGAAATTTGATTTCAGAAGTTAGACAATATTTGTGGTTGAGGATTGTCAATAAACACAAGAACACCAATTTTCCTTTAATGTTGTATGGTGGTGACAAGACTTGAGGTCGTTATCATGCATTTTATGTCATTTTCAGCAGAGTACCTTTCTATTCTGTATGCAACAAGGTGATCTTGTGTATCCTATAGCTTAGTGCCTCCACCCTAGTTGGTTTAATTAAAGTAGCGGTTTCTAAAGTAATGTTCATACTTATTCTAACAATGCTTTGAATTCATACAATGGACACATAATCATCGAGCAGTCTTAAAGTAGATGAGGCAGCAATTGACATGGCAAGTGCAGGTGATATACATCACAAGGAAGAAAACACATTGTAATGTTTGTTTTGTTCCAGTTTCTACATACAACAACCAAATAATTTAAATGCAGCAAGTATGGAAAATAAACTCCAATTACCCTATTTAGAATCCCCAATCTAATGACAATGAAATGGAACATGTGGCTTCTCTCATGATCTAAACCTGTCAGGTTTCTCTACTTGTTTTATAGCCCACCATGTTTTAAACATGAAAGATTTTAGACAGCTGAAACATGGTATGCTGCATCCTTAGTTATAAATCATAATACCATTTTAAACTTTCACCAATCATTCTTCAGCATATTATCCATTGGTCATCAATTTATTTTTGGTCAATGTTGCATTTCTCGTCCCTTTTGTCTTTAATGGAAGTACTTTCTTTAGCACTGTACCGTCTATAAAAGCACTGTATTTATCACTGTTAATATCAACAGGTTTATTGGAAGAATTGGAACAACTTCTTAAGGGTGTTGCTATGATGAAAGAACTAACTCCTAGGACACGGGATTACCTTGTTTCCTTCGGTGAATGCATGTCTACAAGAATATTTGCTGCATATTTGAATAAACTTGGGAAAAAGGCTCGGCAGGTACATGCTTCTAGTAAATGTGTTGGTGCAGTAGTTTAATTGAAGGCTTGTTGAGTGCTTTGTTTCAATTTAGCTTCTAGATCCTTTTCATGAtaatataattcaaatattCTATCTAAAAAAGCAACATCTGGACCTgtgaaaaaaatgagagaataTTACTACCGTAGCAAATTGACTAGGTTATAGGAATAAGGTAATTTGGGGGACTTCATTACATTTATCCCTTGCTCATTTGATTTATAGAGATTGTACATGGTTATTGCTAGTGCTATAGCACAAACTAAGAAATTTCTTATCAATAGAGCTGATCACTTTCCTTTAAACCGCCAACTGAAACCTGCTAAGAAAAAATGGCGTGCGATcagtttatttataaaatatacatGAGTAATCCACTAAAACAtagttcttttcattttttcttgTTTCCTTTTAATTTCTCATATTCATTTCACCATAGGAACAATGCTGGTGTTCCATAGTAAGTTGATCTTATTGTGCTTCTATATGTGTGTAGTCTTTTTTAATGGATTGTTATTATAATGAGtatattttaattgttatttggTACCTTTTTGTTCCATCAACACCTAAAAGTTCCTAAGCATGCAGCGTTTACATGAAGTTTCAGTGCGAGCAGTTATTGGTATATGATGGTGGTCCAGGTTTTAGCTTGACGCTGTCTCAACTAAATTTTGCTTGATTGCAGTATGATGCGTTTGATATTGGCTTTATAACTACTGATGATTTCACAAATGCGGACATTCTTGAAGCGACATATCCTGCTGTTGCAAAGAGGTTACAGGGTGATTGGATTGACGACCCTGCTATTCCTATAGTTACTGGTTTCCTTGGAAAAGTATGCATTTTCCCATTACTCATGTTTAAGGCCATCGCGCCTATTCTTTTGCATTTATGATGCTGCACTTGAACTAGATTTGTTATATTTGTGTTTATGATAATGCACATCAAATTGCAGGGATGGAAATCATGTGCTGTCACCACTTTAGGCAGAGGTGGCAGCGACTTGACTGCTACCACCATTGGCAAAGCGTTGGGATTAAGAGAGATCCAGGTTTGTGTTCCTAAGTTTGTGATAATTACCTGTTGAAAATCCACTTGCTCCCAGAACTCATTCAACACCTTTAAGCTTCTATGTGTAAACACATTTTCTTAGATCATTCCTTCAGTTTTGTGTTCGTTCTGGTTCTGCAATTGAGGAAGTTGGTTAGATGTTTAACCATATCAGCTGAAAACTACAGATATGCTTTGTGGTGTCTCTGAGGTTTTACCGGCTGTTATAActcgttttctttttaaatCTCTAACAGGTATGGAAGGATGTAGATGGTGTGTTGACATGTGATCCTAATATTTGTGCGAACGCGATACCTGTACCCTACTTGACTTTTGAGGAGGCAGCTGAACTTGCCTACTTTGGTGCACAGGTATTGTAGAGCTTATTACCATGTGTTGATACAATTATTTGACACTCTCACGGTGATTGAGATAGCATGGTCAACTACTGTTGCCCTAACAGAAATACGTTTGCCAATTGTTAGGTTTTGCATCCCCAATCAATGAGACCAGCCAAAGAAGGTGATATACCAGTTAGAGTTAAGAATTCATATAACCGTCGAGCACCTGGTACTGTTATTACTAAAACAAGAGATTTGAGCAAGGTTCGGCATATGAATAGATTTTGATACGTCTGTTTGTAAATACTTCTTGTTAATTTCTGATTTGTGTACATTATTTTTCAGAGTATATTAACCAGCATTGTATTGAAGTCAAACATTACTATGCTGGATATAGTGAGCACAAGGATGCTTGGCCAGTATGGTTTTCTGGCGAAGGTATTTTAATATGCTCATTGCTCTTCCTGTTTATTTTGTTGACTTATGCATATTAGTAATTTGTTCATATTTTTATGCTCTTGTGCAGGTTTTCTCAATATTTGAAGATTTAGGTATCTCTGTTGATTGTGTGGCTACCAGTGAAGTCAGTATATCATTGACACTAGATCCATCAAAACTATGGTGTCGTGAATTGATCCAGCAGGTGAGTTTGAGACAGATCATGTTTCGATATACATGTGTGATGTGTCAAACATTGGGTTTGGGGGTATGAATAAAATATTGTACAAAAGCCTGAAGTTTGAATTGCTTGCGAATAGCTGAATGTGtttcatttttagttttctttggCTTTGATGAATATAGATACTTGGAACAGTAGATAGCCCACATCTAGAAACCTGTTAGGGCAatttaaacttaaaaagaacAGATAATGGATTCAAGTTGTTCTGCAGGATTAGCACTTTGCTGATACATCCTGAAAATACGTACTGCACCAGCTGTTCTCTTAATTCAATATTCATTTGTTTTCTTGGGATGATGTGGCAGGAACTTGATCATGTAgttgaagaacttgaaaaaatTGCAGTTGTTCATCTACTGCAGCACAGGTCTATCATCTCACTGATAGGGAATGTACAGAGATCGTCATTGATTCTTGAGAAGGTTATTATCTCTTAGCCACCGAAAACTCTGGTTGGACATATTGTTGATGAACACGATTACTTGCAATCCTGTATGCTAGGGTGTACTTTTATTTTTGCAGGGCATTGACTGGTTTGTTTTTTGCATCTAATCATTTACATTTGTTGCTGTACGCCAGGCTTTCAATGTTCTACGGAGAAATGGCGTTAACGTCCAGATGATCTCACAAGGGGCATCCAAGGTATCCATCTCTCCTCCCCAGATGAACGAAATTCTTTTGTGCAAATGACCAAAGGGTGTATGACAATACTCACTGTGCGTGATCAGGTGAACATTTCATTGGTGGTCCATGATAGCGAGGCGAAACAGTGTATACAGGCCCTTCATTCAGCATTCTTTGAGAACGGTTTCTTGTCAGAAGTTGAGGAAGAGGATCTTCAACACAATGGCTCTCCTGTGAGCCCAAATGGTGTCATTTACGGAAACTAGTCGACTTAGCATTTCCTGCTATTGTTGTACCTTTGGAATTTGGATAGGTTTAAAGGTGATTCAGGCATATAGTCATTTAGGCCACCTAGGTGAAATGGTGAATTCCCTGGTGTTGTAAGAGCCCTACAAGGAGCACCCTGTGTTAA from Oryza glaberrima chromosome 3, OglaRS2, whole genome shotgun sequence carries:
- the LOC127767834 gene encoding aspartokinase 1, chloroplastic-like encodes the protein MAVALRFAAVARDSPAAAAPPRVGREQQYLACAAAARPGGRCSRRRGLVVRCQSGAAAVVLNKDDAASVAAAAASSATGFTVAMKFGGSSVASAERMREVVDLILSFPEETPVVVLSAMGKTTNNLLLAGEKAVSCGAPKASEIPELAVIKELHVRTIDELGLDRSIVSGLLEELEQLLKGVAMMKELTPRTRDYLVSFGECMSTRIFAAYLNKLGKKARQYDAFDIGFITTDDFTNADILEATYPAVAKRLQGDWIDDPAIPIVTGFLGKGWKSCAVTTLGRGGSDLTATTIGKALGLREIQVWKDVDGVLTCDPNICANAIPVPYLTFEEAAELAYFGAQVLHPQSMRPAKEGDIPVRVKNSYNRRAPGTVITKTRDLSKSILTSIVLKSNITMLDIVSTRMLGQYGFLAKVFSIFEDLGISVDCVATSEVSISLTLDPSKLWCRELIQQELDHVVEELEKIAVVHLLQHRSIISLIGNVQRSSLILEKAFNVLRRNGVNVQMISQGASKVNISLVVHDSEAKQCIQALHSAFFENGFLSEVEEEDLQHNGSPVSPNGVIYGN